A region from the Salvia splendens isolate huo1 chromosome 15, SspV2, whole genome shotgun sequence genome encodes:
- the LOC121768291 gene encoding uncharacterized protein LOC121768291, translated as MESTEEYDEFLKKVERTIYLDNISPAVTEPVLKAAIDQFAKVITVQFIHAYLQPNGIHAALVEVENRNQAETLINELESVPFMIGGMPRPVRAQAARIEMFADRPRKPGRRIQCRWVTNRDPQYDVAMKAQKLVKKHAEEVAFLLNEQVKEEEQLAKMQSHTLNAHHNKLKLIESISDEGKLRKLAQIYEIDI; from the exons ATGGAATCAACCGAGGAGTATGATGAATTTCTAAAGAAAGTGGAGAGGACTATATATCTGGACAACATCTCACCTGCCGTGACTGAACCTGTCTTGAAAGCTGCTATTGATCAGTTCGCCAAAGTAATCACGGTTCAGTTCATACATGCCTACCTGCAACCAAATGGCATCCATGCTGCCCTAGTGGAGGTGGAAAACAGAAATCAGGCAGAAACTCTCATCAATGAGCTGGAGAGTGTTCCATTCATGATTGGTGGAATGCCTAGGCCTGTCCGGGCCCAGGCTGCCCGTATCGAGATGTTTGCTGATCGTCCCAGAAAACCAGGACGTCGTATACAGTGCAGATGGGTGACCAACAGGGACCCCCAGTATGATGTGGCTATGAAAGCCCAGAAACTGGTGAAGAAACATGCTGAAGAAGTTGCATTCTTGCTCAAC GAACAAGTGAAAGAGGAGGAACAACTTGCGAAAATGCAGAGTCACACTCTGAATGCTCACCACAATAAACTTAAGCTGATTGAGAGTATTTCTGATGAAGGAAAACTTAGAAAGCTGGCGCAGATTTATGAGATTGACATTTGA